CTGCGCTACTGGCCCCTACACCAGCGTTAGCTGCACCCTTACCCTCATGGGCAATCGCACCCGCAAGAAAACAACCATGAGCACCCAAACCAGCAACTATGCCTGGGATGGCAGCTTCGAAGACGATCGCTTCAACTACAACATCGGTGGCATTCAATCCATCGCTACTAGCAGCGCCCAAAACGACAGCGGCCTCTTCGAACTCCGCATATCTGGCGACGAACGCTATCTTCCCTTCGAGGGCGCAGGCGTCATCAGCCAGTGGCGATTAGAGTTGCCCAGTGAATTCAGGCAGTTTGACTACAACACCATTACCGATGTCATCCTCCATATAAACTACACCGCACGAGAAGGTGGGGATGCATTGAAATCAGCAGCTACAGATCATGTGAGAGGCGTTGTTGATCAAACCATTGAAGGCGTATTCCTTATGCGCATGTTCAGCGCCAAGCATGAATTTCCTGGTGAGTGGCATCAATTCCTGCATCCAGAGCAAGAAGATACGCCCCATACGTTGGAACTGAATCTCAATCCAGAACGATTCCCCTTCCTGTTTCAAGGAAAGACAGTGACTATCAATAGAACCACACTCTACTTGAAACTCAAAGAAGCAGACACCGCCCCCGATGCGGTAATTTCAAGCGTCACCCTAACTCCACCGGATGCTCAATCTGGGAATGGTATCAGCTTTGATTCTGCAACCCCTGACCACCCCTTACCCTGGGCACAGGTTGACTCGGAGAGTGAGGTCACAAACTCCAGCACCTGGACACTAACAGCAGAGGACGTTACCCCTGATCAACTTGAAGACATCTTTGTCGTTTGTCAGTATTCCGTATCAAACTGATGGCATATCAAGCCTCTACCGCAACCATCGACAATTTAGACCAGGTCGCTCAGCTAATCGACGACTACGTGCGCCAAAACCTGAACATGCCCTCCTGGCCCTGCTCCCTCGCGACCTTCAAACGTGACTACGCCAGCGGCTGCTTTCGCATGACCGTCATCCACTGCGACCAGAAACTCGTGGGCTTTGCCGCCTGGCTACCTCACTACGACTTGCACCATTGTTCCCATGGCGCGGAATGCATCGATATGTACGTAGACCCCGCCTATCGCTGCCGGGGGTTGGGAGTTGCCCTGTTGTGTGCGATCGCTGCTGAAATCACCAACCTGGGCTGGACTTACATGCGGGG
The Candidatus Obscuribacterales bacterium DNA segment above includes these coding regions:
- a CDS encoding GNAT family N-acetyltransferase, encoding MAYQASTATIDNLDQVAQLIDDYVRQNLNMPSWPCSLATFKRDYASGCFRMTVIHCDQKLVGFAAWLPHYDLHHCSHGAECIDMYVDPAYRCRGLGVALLCAIAAEITNLGWTYMRGQALSGKAARLYERIAVCFGTHEYNVSGKALRQLASLAGKSPRAILQGLPTRDMNYQS